Within the Telopea speciosissima isolate NSW1024214 ecotype Mountain lineage chromosome 4, Tspe_v1, whole genome shotgun sequence genome, the region gttttgtttgggtgAGGTGGGGAAAATTTCTACGTGACAATTATGGGATTTTTGCCACATACGTATATTAATTACGCttttaattaacaaattccTTCTGTAGGAAAAAAGAATTCTATcatggggcgttgttctctcTATCGCAACGTAGGCTAcgctcaggcacatgggggtggacacaatgaccatcctgcccccctgagtggcagacccatgtgtttggacacagcctgcgctgcagcacagagaacatttgaaAAGAGTTTGGTTTTGGGTGGGAGTGAGGATAGAATGGTCAATGCTCCAATGATGGTATTTTTGTGGTTGGGGTTTCAGTACAGGAAGTTGTTAGACATGAATGTGGCCGTGACTCGTGAATCATGAATCATGAGTGTTGAGTTGTGACTCGTTAGTGAATTAATCGAAAAAGTATGGGTTTGTGTGTGTAATGGATCATGATCGTCTCCTACTACAGTTATttggttcctctcatagagttgaaaatgacgacctaaccccctaGCCGTGCCCGGATAtggttaagttgtcatttccATCCCCTgtgagaggaaccggacaacCGAACGAGACAGAAAACCTGACCGAAAAAAAAATTCGTATGATTACTTATGACAGCTATTGACAAAAGAAAAGACAGTGGTAAATCTATAACGTGTCCGAGTCTAGGGAAAAGAACAGGAATGGACTTGACTgactgagagagaaagaaagaaagaaaaggaaaagggaatCTCTGGATTGGATAATAGCGCTGCAGAAGGAGTTGGTGTATGCTTTAGTGGCGGCAGAGGCAGACTAGTAAgttttctgtctctctctctctacaactCTGAAAAAGTTCTAATTAAAGAACGTACTATCAAATCTATAATCTTTGGAGTCCCTCCAAACTCCAAAGGGTGGACTGGCCAAGACCAGGTGGAGCCACTCGACGTCTTACACTCTTACATTGGTTTTGATTGAATGAAAGATAGAAGAAATTAAGACAGATGGCTCAATGCCATTAAACATGGGTGGGGGGGCGGGGGAGGGGATGGAGCCAATGACGTTTCAATATTTCAACCCCCACCACCACACTGCAACCACCCTTCCAGCTAGTTCCTAATAATAACTTCCTCCTCTTACACATGGCCGAATCTCCATTTAATTTCAGCGTCATCAGCCACTGCAGTGCTccatccctctctttctctctcgaaTCACTCTCAAAGGTACAAACGTGGCATCTACAttgaaaagaaggaagaatcgTCTCTGTTCAGATATAAAGAGGAAGTTGACATCTATgattagaataaaaaaattaaaaggtcAAAAACCTATGTTaataaaagggagaatgttctccgTGTCGAGGGCGCAAGCTGctcccaaacacatgggggtcgGTGGAATAATCACTCTGCCCTCTGAGTGGTAGGTAGATCCTCTGGGCGCAGCTTGCATTGTGGTGCGGAGAACATAAAccttaatataaaaaaaaaatacagctgTTTAGTTAAACGATTTGAGAAAGAGATTGAATTCGTGGACATTAATTACCTATTTTGAATGCAATGCAATTGAATGGATTCCTATTTATACAACATATGTTTTTTCCCGTAAATGAACAAGATACATGAGATAAAGGAATCatagttggagaggatctggactCATGATTAGGGCATGTCTTTTGTTGTTTGGATACTCTACAAAAGAATGCCCCTATTTGATTGCTTTGAGTTTGAGATAGGAATATGGGGAATATTTGggttttcctttccttttcactTATCACTTGGATCCTAAAACATGGTAACATATCAGGCATATCAATCGCACCTAATATCAATGAAACGCCTAAAAAGTGATTTTTGAGATCGAATCAGTTTGATATGCCCAATCCATATCCATATCAGTCGAGATCAATACACGTTGATTCCATGTTTTATAATAACCATGCTCAAAACTACTTGATCCGGATTCTGGAGCTCCTCCAAAAGGTTTCTTTGGTTTTCGTCATAGTTCAATAtgttctcctctcttccatctAGACATGGCCTCCCACAGGCATTTTGTTAGGCCAAGTGGTGCAAATGACATGATGATGGTTTAATACTTTTATCACATATGCTTATGGGAAGTAGTTTaatttctgtctgggagtgcggcctatgccagcactttcatgtgtctatttctctccttaaAACAATGAGGCATtttatatggggaggagagagataaactcatgggagtgctggtgtaggtcACATTCCAAGATAAAGGTCTTTTTCCCCATACTTATTTAGGAAAATATAGACACACACAGTTGTGATATTTGGAAAAATAAGACCTTTaatggcattttgataatttgacTAAATTTGAATCGGACCTAGACCCTCTCATCCGAGTCCCAAACTAGTGAACTAATACAATTATGGATTTGGACTAATAAGGGCCAAAAAAATTAGAGGAAAATATTCTCAAGGAAAAAGTACCGGATACTTTCGCTTGCCAACAAAAAATGGCAGCCTtacatgctctctctctctctcttcaatcgCTCGCCCGCCCGCCCGCCCACCCACTATTGTAAAATTTATAACCCAAGCTCCTCCTTTGCCCAAATTAGTGCCACCATCGGAGGAAACCCTTGTCCTAAAAGAGGGTGTCATACAAAGGCAATGTAATAAGGAATCTACACATTATAGTCAATGAAAGATTGAAAAATGACATCATCCATAAGACAGATTCATATGTTATAATATGAGAGAGAAATGTCACTGGGGGTCCAATTGTTTAATACATGACAAAGGTATATATAAAGAAATCAATATAAGGGTAGTGtaacaaattattttttttcttttcttatatcCCAAACATAGCTAAAAAGATTTTCACAACCGTGAAAAGCATCCCAAGTCAGTCAGAAGTCAGAGCAAcatctttttatattttaaaaggaatggAACAGTGAAGTGCCACAGGAGATGAAGCTGTCAGTCAGAACTGAGAAGGTGTTCAGTTCAGAAGCCATTGCTTCTTGATAAGAGCGGCTATCCTAAGGGGAGAGCTAGCATAATCTCACGGAACAGGGATTCATTCGTAGATGACCTCGGAGGAATGCAGTGTAGTGTCAATCATGAAAACTGTTTTCTGGGGTAAACCATTCCATGTTGCCTTCATTCCCTGCTTATACAAAAATTGGGGCGGCCATCACGCCACTACCTCATCAATACTTATTGTCATTTGATGAAATACCCTTCTTTTTTGTAACCTAAGGTTTGTTAGCCCCATGGAAATTTGAAGTTATCAAGTGTTTGAGTGGGTGAAACACTTATTACAATCCTAAAAATACTATTCCTGTAGAGGAATAGAGACTAATGGCAATTGCAGGAGAAGAGtggaagtagaagaagatgataagTTTTCTGTACTCTTATAAGCAAATAAGATTGATAATGTTCTATAACTGTTAACTGAGGAATTTGGAAGTTTtgttccccctctctctcccctgtCCCCCAAATCCACTCTGCCTTCAAGATTTGTTTACTTTTCcagatacagagagagagagagagagagaggggcttTTTAAGTTGTAATGTAGCAGAGTCGTCACATCTTGGCCTTAGACAAGAAATTTTTTGCCCTCTCAGAGTTGGAATGGTTGAGGAATTTATATCTCAAATGATGTGTATTTGAAAATCTTTATACCTCAATTGAATATTAGGATATATttctaaaatatatttttttcaagtccaaaatccacatcaactcagtCTTATTCCATCAAaataacatttcttttttttaaaaaaaaaaaaaaaaaaaaaaaaagtcctttACCGACGAGACTTGCTAGTAGACTATAGTACATGTTCCCTGTcactgcaactctctctctctctctcttctcttcagtTTCAATGTGGTCGTCATCTGATGGTGAGCAACACTTCATCaccaagaacaacaacaacaacaaccatcgCAGAAgagtatcttcttcttcatcgtccAACTCCTCGACTATGTCCTTACCTTCCGCTCCTCTCTTAACACCAAGAAggaaaaccatggaagaagtCTGGAAGGACATTAACCTAACCTCCCTCAACGACCACCCCTCTTCTAGAGAAGACCTGCTTCTCTCTCCAAACAACATCAGaaccactaccaccaccgccacAAGCAGCTTCGGAGGCAGAAACTTTCAAGACTTCCTTGGTCGACCCTTCAGTAAAGACCCACCTTCAAACTTTGTCTCTGCTGAACCCATCCGAGCCCGTGAAGCCAGTCCTTTTACTTCTCCTCCATCATTACCACTACCCACCACCGCTTTGAGTCTGAGGTCTGTGCCAGAGTTTCATTTCCTTGAAAGCATCGACCCTCTCAGACCTCCCCCACAATTACATATCCCTGTCAATGCACCTTCACCTTTCCTAATGTCTTCCCTcacctcttcctcctctcccctGGACGCTTTCGCTTCTCCCTCGAGTTTCTTTCCCTCATGCCAGAAAAGGGTTTTGGACCCTGATGATGGTTCCGGCGATCGACGCCATAAGCGTATGATCAAGAACAGAGAGTCTGCCGCACGTTCCAGGGCCAGAAAACAGGAATCTCTCGCTCTGCCCTTTCTCTCTGTATTAttagaaagtttgaaaattttcaaatttttttttcttcccagaATGTTCCAAGTTGGTTATTTTGTTCAAATTTCTGTAAAATTAATTGCAGGCGTATACGAACGAGTTGGAGATAGAAATTGATCACTtgaggaaagagaacgctaGGCTGAGACAAGAGCGGGAACAGCAAAGACAAAATCAACAGGTAATAAATTTtgacaaacaaacaaaagaagaaagaaataacagAAAAAGACCCTTCAACCAGTACCATCCATTGTTGTAGATTCCATAATTGAGCTTGAAAGTGGGAATGAGATTTGTTTATGTTGCTTCCCATATTAGAAGGGAATGagatttgatatatatatatagagagagagttagagagATCTgactggtttttttttgttatgctTTTGTCTGTCTGTGTTTGTATGCTTATAGGTGCAGTCACCCCTCTTTGGAAGAACTGCTCAACTACCCAAAAAGCACACCATCTATAGAACGTCAACAGCTCCGTTTTGAGAAGCATTTGTGCCAGCCCCTTCTTACTAGGCTTCTCCttttgtgtcttttttttttccttttactctCTATAAAATTACCTTGTGGGGCAAGGTCGCCAATCACCACAGTTACTGTATAATAGgcataaagaaaaaagagaagatgagGTGTGTTTGGTAAGAAAATTATCTAACATGTCCAGCAGTTTGTGGTTGTGTTTATGGCAAAGAAGGTATAGGTGAAGGGAATGAAAGCCATGAAGGTGAAGCTGCGAGGGAGAATGGTTTTGAAAATTCCAGGCAGGCAGGAACTTTGCTTTGgtagtcttttaattttttagctTTTGGGTCTTCTTTATTTGTCTTTGTTTATATTATACTCTGCTTTTTAGCTCGTCTGAAGATGGAGGGTTTGGGAAGTAGCAGGATTCGAAAGGAAGACTGGTTGCTTTACCTGTAAATAGATTCACAGTGGGACATATTGGCTATcacaatcatcttcttcttcctctctttttttcttttctatttttgtggTTTCCCTATACCTTCCCCTCCATGCTTCCCTATTATTTGATACAAAACATCTCAAGAATCAAGATCCTATAAGCTGTTTAAAATTTCCTGAAAAGTTTCTGCTGCTACTACACTTCCTCTTCAACCCTTATGAAAAGAAGACAACCTTAGTACCTACCAACAatgtgggattttctaactcAACCCACTGTCACATTTAAACAAACACCTAATCTGATTCAATCTGCTGTCCTTGAATCGCACAGTTGCGTGTCATTAGGGTTTATCCTGATACCTGAAGGTCCAATACTCCAATCCCAGTTCCCAACTTCATGCCGAGATGGAATAAATATGATTTTTCTGACATTGATTGGATGGTGAAGTTATTTTCGTTGAAAGTAAACTCTCAGGTCGGCAGTTTCGTATTATAACCTTACTTTATGTAAGTTAGGGAAATTTTTCCTATTCATACGAATTGAATTCATGACTCTCTCTCTATTAAAGATTGTGCCTGGAAATTCTTCTATATACAACCAGAGGATGAATGATTTAAGGGGATCATATAGCAAATCAATATTCTATTTAGAGTAAGGATGCATTTCATCGACAAACTAGGCATGGATCAATTATTCTACACAGTTGATGCCCATATCAAAACTTATCCTTTACAGAACAAAATTCCATTAAGGTAGCTTCCTCGAAACATAGTTTTTTTGGGATTACTCATgacaaagaaataaatatttgaAGAGACCATGAGGAGTGAAATGAGATGGGACTACCTCGTAAGTTTTgatggagatggagagagaCAAAAAAAAGATGTTTAAGGGGTAAAACGT harbors:
- the LOC122659858 gene encoding protein FD-like; protein product: MFPVTATLSLSLFSSVSMWSSSDGEQHFITKNNNNNNHRRRVSSSSSSNSSTMSLPSAPLLTPRRKTMEEVWKDINLTSLNDHPSSREDLLLSPNNIRTTTTTATSSFGGRNFQDFLGRPFSKDPPSNFVSAEPIRAREASPFTSPPSLPLPTTALSLRSVPEFHFLESIDPLRPPPQLHIPVNAPSPFLMSSLTSSSSPLDAFASPSSFFPSCQKRVLDPDDGSGDRRHKRMIKNRESAARSRARKQAYTNELEIEIDHLRKENARLRQEREQQRQNQQVQSPLFGRTAQLPKKHTIYRTSTAPF